Proteins encoded in a region of the Deefgea piscis genome:
- a CDS encoding porin, producing the protein MKTLIYLSFLILCTATTSAEENQPELNLDNKDINAADIFSISGFYSLGINHNDSQTSYIRDLSQSRTNHGQTSATTDSRVGVQLLADFTPQWSAALQVTAREGVDYANGDAVDWAFLRYRPNENWSIRAGRLSVDMFMLSDFRNVGYTYPWVRPVQDFYGLIPFFQYNGADIQYRQQLGDGEIKLKGNMGRISTTLRSGVGDFRVHGDQLASASLEWSDEHFHLRSSIGQMNLQGKVPGSDLLSNGLAQLSPFWPSANQIQQDLKINGRLKFLLLGASYDNGPWWLQGEWGRVHSETAIYGHMEGAYISAAYRIDAFQPYITLSQAKSKNAPYRAPLPKGPLPPPLAAASQALAAGANQFLGSLYTDQQTYSIGIRWDFHPRMALKFQYDRIHAADGGKGLWDNGNAQAGPLKANIFSLSFDGLF; encoded by the coding sequence GTGAAAACTCTCATTTACCTCAGTTTTTTAATCCTATGCACCGCGACTACGAGTGCCGAAGAAAATCAGCCTGAGCTCAATCTTGATAACAAAGACATCAACGCTGCTGACATCTTCAGTATAAGTGGGTTTTATTCCCTAGGGATTAACCACAACGACAGCCAAACTAGCTATATACGCGACCTATCGCAATCAAGAACCAATCATGGCCAAACCTCAGCAACCACCGATAGTCGTGTCGGCGTACAGCTACTTGCCGATTTTACCCCGCAATGGAGTGCCGCCTTACAAGTCACAGCACGCGAAGGGGTTGACTATGCCAATGGCGACGCCGTCGACTGGGCATTTTTGCGTTATCGACCGAATGAAAATTGGAGCATCCGTGCCGGACGACTCAGCGTGGATATGTTTATGTTGTCCGATTTTCGCAACGTGGGTTACACCTACCCTTGGGTGCGACCAGTGCAAGATTTTTATGGCTTAATCCCGTTTTTTCAATACAACGGCGCCGATATTCAATATCGTCAGCAATTGGGCGATGGTGAAATCAAACTCAAAGGGAATATGGGTCGAATTAGCACCACCCTGCGCAGTGGTGTGGGTGACTTTCGGGTTCACGGCGATCAATTAGCCAGCGCCTCACTTGAATGGAGCGATGAGCACTTTCATTTACGCTCTTCAATCGGGCAAATGAATTTACAAGGCAAGGTGCCTGGTAGCGATTTGCTGTCGAATGGACTCGCTCAACTCAGCCCATTTTGGCCCAGTGCGAATCAAATTCAGCAAGATTTAAAAATAAATGGTCGCCTCAAGTTTTTATTACTGGGGGCTAGTTATGACAATGGCCCTTGGTGGCTGCAAGGCGAATGGGGGCGTGTGCATTCAGAAACGGCTATTTATGGCCATATGGAAGGAGCATATATTAGCGCGGCCTATCGTATTGACGCTTTTCAACCCTATATCACGCTCAGCCAAGCCAAATCGAAAAACGCCCCTTATCGTGCGCCATTACCGAAAGGCCCTTTACCCCCCCCATTGGCGGCGGCAAGCCAAGCTTTAGCTGCAGGTGCTAACCAATTTTTAGGCAGTTTATATACTGATCAACAAACCTACTCCATTGGTATTCGCTGGGATTTTCATCCCAGAATGGCGCTCAAATTTCAATACGATCGTATTCACGCGGCCGATGGCGGCAAAGGCTTATGGGATAATGGCAATGCTCAGGCAGGGCCATTAAAAGCCAATATCTTTAGCCTTTCATTTGACGGTTTATTTTAG
- a CDS encoding sensor domain-containing diguanylate cyclase, which yields MAFRQTIHYKLSVTIALCAILVASISSFIVYQLNYASEIKHSYSDIKNLMAAVEKTAAVAAFSGNQQIATDVVNSLILNPLIRHATINGHNRLLISAGKKSTDVELKLPLYEPLDERSIAGYITLEINTSEMNIRAKTRSIETAISLFILSLLIGLVVYIVVFFKLSRPLTQLSSRLQTIKPATNDRLPKLNDKAYDELIQLTHHINYLLNMVSDVIHAERELRLQISKLEQQFRGIFESANVGIGLLDESGRLILSNPAFAKLLGENIHAQAQISGQWIDRLFAQPYRLWGQIYASLERNQATTNDLQTCNDWLHVIISASYNDEQIPYYQCLIYDISDRKKREEQMRRSADYDHLTGLHNRHSSEKILAHLLSNTIASKNQLAIFMIDLDRFKYINDTYGHEAGDKVLQESASRMKQHFTREEDLIARLGGDEFMIVAYFEDTAQLTIMVQALIDSINRPIEISNNCFDRVGASIGIALAPQHGSNSNTLINKADQAMYQVKRSGRNGFCIYGTPHRLTPQLPSQHINPSLDH from the coding sequence ATGGCTTTTCGACAAACCATTCATTACAAACTTTCAGTGACTATCGCTCTGTGCGCGATTTTAGTGGCTTCAATTTCTTCTTTTATTGTGTATCAACTCAATTACGCCAGCGAAATTAAGCACAGTTATTCCGACATCAAAAACCTAATGGCGGCAGTTGAAAAAACAGCGGCAGTTGCCGCTTTTAGCGGCAATCAACAAATCGCCACTGATGTGGTCAATAGTTTGATTCTCAACCCCTTGATTCGGCACGCTACAATCAATGGCCACAATCGCTTACTAATTAGCGCCGGAAAAAAATCCACCGATGTTGAATTAAAACTACCGCTCTATGAGCCCTTAGATGAGCGCAGTATTGCTGGATATATCACCTTAGAAATCAACACCTCAGAAATGAATATCCGTGCCAAAACGCGATCCATCGAGACGGCAATTTCCTTATTTATCCTGTCTTTATTAATTGGTTTAGTGGTTTATATTGTCGTATTTTTTAAGCTCAGCCGCCCTCTTACCCAATTATCCAGTCGATTACAAACCATCAAGCCCGCCACCAATGATCGACTGCCTAAATTAAACGACAAAGCATATGATGAGTTAATTCAATTAACGCATCATATTAACTACCTGCTCAATATGGTGAGCGACGTCATTCATGCCGAACGTGAACTGCGCTTACAAATTAGCAAACTTGAACAGCAATTTAGGGGGATTTTTGAAAGTGCCAATGTGGGTATTGGTTTACTCGATGAGTCGGGCCGCCTTATCTTATCCAACCCAGCTTTTGCCAAACTGCTTGGAGAAAACATCCATGCTCAGGCCCAAATCAGCGGACAATGGATCGATCGATTATTTGCCCAGCCCTATCGACTATGGGGGCAAATTTACGCCAGCCTTGAGCGTAACCAAGCCACAACGAACGATCTACAAACCTGCAACGATTGGCTGCACGTGATTATCTCTGCCAGTTATAACGACGAACAAATCCCCTATTATCAATGCTTGATTTATGACATTAGCGACCGAAAAAAACGCGAAGAACAAATGCGGCGCAGCGCCGACTATGACCACCTCACCGGCTTACATAATCGCCACTCCAGCGAAAAAATCTTAGCGCACTTACTCAGCAACACCATTGCCAGTAAAAATCAGTTGGCGATTTTTATGATTGATTTAGACCGTTTTAAATACATCAATGACACGTATGGGCATGAAGCCGGTGACAAAGTACTGCAAGAAAGCGCCAGCCGTATGAAACAGCACTTTACCCGTGAAGAAGACTTAATTGCCCGTTTAGGTGGCGATGAATTTATGATCGTGGCTTATTTTGAAGACACGGCGCAACTCACCATCATGGTGCAAGCGCTGATTGACAGCATCAATCGGCCGATTGAAATCAGCAATAATTGCTTTGATCGAGTTGGCGCCAGCATTGGCATCGCATTAGCGCCCCAGCATGGTA